The Salminus brasiliensis chromosome 8, fSalBra1.hap2, whole genome shotgun sequence genome has a window encoding:
- the LOC140561397 gene encoding interferon-induced protein 44-like has protein sequence MEDEGNYTVTIQNRWGSASCSAMVLVELDEWRIVQWKQDPMINALKSFRICSGDIRELRFLLYGPVGSGKSSIINTIHTIFEGHPHIHCPTADLTCMSFTRGFEKYNIRNLPFAFYNLMGLEQGQSYRMHPDDIMSVLKGHIPNNYTFHPHAPIDKDNRHYILNPTLNDRIHCLVSVIPADKISLMSDEVIQKMKTIRAAASKLGIPHVVFMTRVDQVCIMTHRDLTKIYRSRRIKEQVSHFVSRIKQTAVGHFNR, from the exons ATGGAAGATGAAGGGAACTACACTGTAACCATACAGAACCGATGGGGTAGTGCCTCATGCTCTGCCATGGTCCTTGTTG AACTTGACGAATGGAGGATCGTCCAATGGAA ACAAGATCCAATGATCAACGCCCTAAAGTCCTTCAGAATTTGCAGCGGGGACATCAGAGAGCTCCGCTTTCTTCTGTATGGACCAGTTGGGTCAGGGAAATCCAGCATTATAAACACCATCCACACCATCTTTGAAGGACATCCCCACATCCACTGTCCGACTGCTGATTTAACATGCATGAGTTTTACCAGAGGG tttgaGAAGTACAATATCAGGAACCTACCTTTTGCCTTCTATAATTTGATGGGTCTAGAACAGGGGCAGTCATATAGGATGCACCCAGATGACATCATGAGTGTGTTAAAGGGCCACATACCCAACAACTACACa TTTCATCCTCATGCTCCAATAGATAAAGACAACAGACACTACATCCTGAACCCCACTCTGAACGATAGGATTCACTGTCTAGTGAGCGTGATTCCAGCAGACAAAATATCACTAATGAGCGATGAAGTCATTCAGAAAATGAAGACCATCAGAGCAGCAGCCAGTAAATTAG GAATTCCACATGTGGTTTTCATGACAAGAGTGGACCAAGTGTGCATAATGACACACCGAGACTTGACTAAGATCTACCGAAGCAGGAGGATCAAGGAGCAGGTCAGTCACTTTGTTTCCAGAATAAAACAGACAGCTGTGGGACATTTTAATAGGTAG
- the LOC140561395 gene encoding interferon-induced protein 44-like codes for MDSIMLKLYGFGLEFVTVLADKQVKEGEDVTLRCQTNTGHVTVTWEKKGQKLCCVEGKHRTGKEGSAIFLEIKKADQGDEGKYTVTIKNPWGSASCSAMVIVEINEWRTVQWKPDPMISALKAFKISNPDVRELRFLLHGPVGAGKSSIVNTIKTIFEGHQFINCLTATDVTGESFTTKFEKYNVGNVPFTFYDVMGLEKDQLKGVHTDDIISAFKGHVPSNYEFKPHDPIDEDNKHYILNPTLNDKIHCLVSVIPADKISRMDDKVIQKMRNIRAEASKLGIPQVVFMTRVDKACTITEEDLTKLYKSKKIKEKMTECSNRLGVTMNCIFPVKNYHEETKPNEQLNCLMLEAFTQIVHSADDFLKRNSNQQKTVE; via the exons ATGGATTCCATCATGTTAAAACTTTATGGATTTGGACTTG AATTTGTCACCGTTTTGGCTGATAAACAAGTCAAGGAAGGAGAAGATGTCACTCTTCGCTGTCAGACAAACACAGGACACGTAACTGTGACATGGGAGAAGAAAGGCCAGAAACTGTGCTGTGTGGAGGGCAAACACAGAACAGGAAAAGAAGGCTCAGCGATTTTCTTAGAAATCAAGAAGGCTGATCAGGGAGATGAAGGGAAATACACTGTAACCATAAAGAATCCATGGGGTAGCGCCTCATGCTCTGCCATGGTCATTGTTG AAATCAATGAATGGAGGACCGTCCAGTGGAA ACCAGATCCAATGATCAGCGCCCTAAAGGCCTTTAAAATTAGCAATCCGGACGTCAGGGAGCTCCGCTTTCTTCTGCATGGACCAGTCGGGGCGGGCAAATCCAGCATCGTAAACACCATCAAAACCATCTTTGAAGGACATCAGTTCATCAACTGTCTGACTGCTACAGATGTAACAGGCGAGAGTTTCACCACAAAG tttgaGAAGTACAATGTCGGGAATGTACCGTTCACCTTCTATGATGTGATGGGTCTGGAAAAGGACCAGTTAAAGGGGGTGCACActgatgacatcatcagtgCTTTTAAAGGCCATGTTCCCAGCAACTATGAA TTTAAACCTCATGACCCAATTGATGAAGACAACAAACACTACATCCTGAACCCCACTCTGAACGATAAGATTCACTGTCTAGTGAGCGTCATTCCAGCAGACAAAATTTCTAGAATGGACGATAAAGTCATCCAGAAAATGAGGAACATCAGAGCAGAAGCCAGTAAATTAG GAATTCCTCAAGTGGTTTTCATGACCAGAGTGGACAAGGCGTGCACCATTACAGAGGAAGACTTGACTAAGCTCTACAAAAGCAAGAAGATCAAGGAGAAG ATGACCGAGTGCAGTAACAGACTGGGCGTCACGATGAACTGCATCTTCCCGGTGAAGAACTACCACGAGGAGACCAAACCCAATGAGCAGCTGAACTGCCTGATGCTGGAAGCCTTCACACAGATTGTGCATTCAGCTGACGACTTTCTGAAGAGGAATTCCAACCAGCAGAAAACTGTAGAATGA